One genomic region from Torulaspora delbrueckii CBS 1146 chromosome 4, complete genome encodes:
- the PRM10 gene encoding pheromone-regulated protein PRM10 (similar to Saccharomyces cerevisiae PRM10 (YJL108C); ancestral locus Anc_1.254) — protein MSGPEKGKKPSFLSKIDKSHSSNSHVAARDESDSGSDLEFEAGRSNNLPSFKQRDAAEGSKSKQLIELDAARTIRHTSANYQDDGEDDGELDKHYQEKVARFGGHRSSTSSSEGEYKNVRFKSNTEEYEDDKSNRSSHSSRSSDDEDKLDHFKQFFHRGASQKRGMRNLNGDDDEDDDEEKGVLSKFINNFSQNGGLAPGFSTEKQKENDDIEKQAEENDIPMVDFSEAAQQIVHAHSGSNEKQTLTAPDRTASDGETAYESGSQTPTSHSSFVAAPMEHYIEGEQGDDEAYGDDYDPFVENTAYVAPPTKVRGGVLGSLLKMYQNEDLNSTYSSVSLNDSDTATPALTPTSSRLKLPKANNLKKLNPIRKSNAELGEGSKSDLPSFKNTRPKGKKSRIPKFKKKMATEARITVHIADLLQRHRFILRMCKSLMLYGAPTHRLEEYMIMTSRVLEIDGQFLYLPGCMIVSFGDATTRTSEVQLVRCAQGLNLWKLHQVHTIYKRVVHDTMSAAEGNVIIDKILQDKNLYPPWVCVFLYGFCSATVTPYAFGGDWINLAISFFMGSCVGALQYIVSQRSNMYSNVFEVTASVVVSFCGRAFGSIKHGICFGAVTQGSLALILPGYIILCGSLELQSRNIVAGSVRMFYAIIYSLFLGFGITLGAALFGWMYKGATNETSCSYPISPWFRFLFVPAFTIGISLINQAHWTQLPVMTIISCSGYVVTYWAGTHFQNSTEFTAALAAFLIGLMGNLYSRVWKGLAVSAMLPAIFVQVPSGVASQSSLLSGLQSANQLINHNGTSDTADLSSSMSFGITMIQVSIGITVGLFASTLFIYPFGKKKTGLFSL, from the coding sequence ATGTCAGGTCCAGAGAAAGGAAAGAAACCTTcgtttctttcaaaaattgataaaaGTCACTCTAGTAATTCTCATGTTGCAGCTCGTGATGAATCGGACTCTGGTTCTGATTTAGAGTTTGAAGCTGGACGTTCTAATAATTTGCCATCTTTCAAACAGCGGGATGCTGCTGAGGGTTCCAAGAGCAAACAATTAATCGAATTAGATGCTGCAAGGACCATCAGACATACATCTGCTAATTATCAGGATGATGGTGAGGACGATGGAGAGCTGGATAAACATTATCAGGAAAAAGTAGCTCGTTTTGGTGGACATAGATCGTCTACTTCGTCATCAGAAGGAGAATATAAGAATGTGCGGTTCAAATCCAACACGGAAGAGTATGAAGATGACAAGTCAAATAGATCTTCACATTCCTCGAGGTCgtctgatgatgaggacaAACTTGACCACTTTAAGCAGTTTTTCCATAGAGGAGCCTCCCAGAAACGTGGAATGAGGAATTTgaatggtgatgatgatgaagatgatgatgaggagaaaGGTGTTCTATCCAAGTTTATTAACAACTTCTCACAGAATGGTGGATTAGCACCGGGATTTTCCACTGAGAAACAGAAAGAGAAcgatgatattgaaaaacAGGCAGAGGAGAATGACATTCCAATGGTTGATTTCAGTGAAGCGGCACAGCAAATCGTGCATGCACATTCTGGTTCCAATGAAAAGCAGACGTTGACTGCACCCGATAGGACAGCTTCCGATGGTGAAACGGCCTACGAATCGGGATCTCAAACGCCAACTAGTCACTCTTCATTCGTGGCAGCTCCAATGGAACATTATATTGAAGGTGAACAGGGTGATGACGAAGCTTATGGGGACGATTACGATCCGTTTGTCGAAAATACCGCTTATGTGGCCCCACCTACTAAAGTTAGAGGCGGTGTTCTTGGTTCTCTGTTGAAAATGTACCAAAACGAAGATCTCAATTCTACCTATTCCTCTGTTTCGCTCAATGACTCTGATACTGCAACTCCTGCGCTAACTCCAACTAGCTCAAGGCTAAAGTTACCAAAGGCAAACAATCTAAAGAAACTGAATCCAATTCGTAAGAGTAATGCTGAACTAGGAGAGGGTTCTAAGAGTGATTTAccatctttcaaaaataccAGACCAAAAGGTAAGAAGTCTAGAATCCCTAAgtttaagaagaaaatggcTACTGAGGCAAGAATTACAGTGCATATTGCagatcttttgcaaagacaCAGATTTATCCTGCGGATGTGTAAATCTCTGATGCTTTATGGTGCCCCTACACACAGATTGGAAGAATATATGATTATGACTTCCAGGGTTCTCGAGATCGATGGACAATTCTTGTATCTACCCGGTTGTATGATTGTTTCGTTCGGTGACGCAACGACGAGAACTTCTGAAGTTCAGTTGGTCAGATGTGCTCAGGGCTTAAATCTATGGAAACTACATCAAGTGCATACTATCTATAAGAGAGTGGTTCACGACACAATGAGTGCAGCAGAAGGTAACGTTATCATCGACAAGATCCTGCAGGACAAGAACTTGTATCCACCTTGGGTTTGTGTGTTTTTATATGGATTTTGTTCAGCTACGGTCACACCTTATGCTTTTGGTGGTGATTGGATCAACTTGgccatctctttcttcatggGTTCCTGTGTCGGTGCTTTGCAATACATTGTCTCACAACGCTCTAACATGTATTCAAACGTTTTCGAAGTCACTGCATCCGTTGTGGTGAGTTTCTGCGGTAGGGCCTTCGGTTCTATTAAACACGGTATTTGTTTCGGTGCCGTAACGCAGGGCTCACTGGCGCTCATCTTACCGGGGTATATCATCTTATGTGGTTCTTTGGAGTTGCAAAGTAGAAATATCGTCGCAGGATCTGTGAGAATGTTCTACGCAATCATCTATTCGCTATTCTTGGGTTTCGGTATCACTCTAGGAGCTGCGCTATTCGGATGGATGTATAAAGGTGCTACGAACGAAACCTCTTGTTCATACCCAATCTCGCCCTGGTTCAGATTCCTGTTCGTCCCAGCTTTTACTATCGGTATTTCACTCATCAATCAAGCTCACTGGACCCAGTTACCAGTGATGACCATCATCTCATGTAGTGGTTACGTTGTCACCTACTGGGCGGGTACGCATTTCCAAAACTCGACAGAGTTCACAGCAGCTCTTGCTGCATTCCTCATCGGTCTGATGGGTAACCTATATTCAAGAGTATGGAAAGGTCTGGCAGTTTCCGCCATGCTACCTGCCATCTTCGTTCAAGTCCCATCAGGTGTCGCTTCTCAAAGCTCTCTACTGTCAGGTTTGCAAAGTGCCAATCAACTAATAAACCACAATGGCACCAGTGATACAGCAgatctttcatcatccatGTCCTTCGGTATTACCATGATTCAAGTCTCCATTGGTATCACCGTTGGCCTTTTCGCATCTACATTATTCATCTACCCATTcggtaagaagaaaacagGTCTATTCAGCTTATAA